The sequence ATTCGGTTCGACCGAGTTGGCGCGTTTCACGGCTTCTGCGTAGACGTAGATCGCGTCGTAAGCGCCGACGCCGGTGTAGACCGGTGCGGTGCCGAAGCGTTTGACGAACTCATCCCAGAACGGGATCGTCTTCGGCGTCAGCGGAGCGCGGGTCGCGAACAGACCGACGGTTTCCGACAGCGCCTTGCCGCTCACGCGGGTAAAGAAGTCCGCGTCTTGGCTCTTCACATCGATGCCGCCGATCGGAATCGGCACCTGCGCGTCATGCCACTGCTTGACGAAGATGTCCGACGAGGCGTGCGACAGGATCACGATCAGGTATTGCGCGCCGCTCGCCTTGACCTTCGCGAACAGCGGCGAGAAGTCGGAGGTCGAGGTGTCGAAGAACTCGGCCATCGGCACCTCGGTGCCGCCCTCGACCGCGCCCTTCTTCAGGATCGGAACGAGATCCTGCACCCACTTGGCGTTCTCGCCGACGATAGCGACCTTCTTCAGGCCCATCTCGCCCTTGAGCTTGCCGTTGATGAAGTCAACCAGCGCGCGAGCCTGATGGCCGGCATGGATCGGCGATACGCGGAAGATGTATTTGTAGTTTTCGTAGTCACCCTTCACCTTCGCGGTGATCGCAGGCGAGGCCGCGCCGACGCCGAGATAAATCGTCTTGGCATTGGAAATGTGCGGCAACTGGGCCAGCGTCACGCCGCTGGTATAGCCGCCGATCAGCACGTCGACTTTTTCGTCGGCGGTAAGCTTCTTGATTGCTGCAATGCCCTGTTCGGGATTTTCGGTTTCGTCCGCTGCCACCATCTCAAGCTTGCGGCCGACAAGGCCGCCTTTGCTGTTGATGTCCTCGATCGCCATCTTGATGGCGTTCTGGGTGTCGCGTCCGACCTGAAGCTGGATCGAGGTCGGAACGCCGATCTTGATGGGACCTTGCTGGGCGGTTGCCGGAGCCGTTGAGAGGAGCGCCCCGGCGCTGAGAATACTCGCGGATGCGAGGACGCTGAGAAATGACTTCATGACGTTTCTCCCTGATGCATTCGAATTCGTGTTCGATGCCTTTTTATTTGCGCGCACAGACTGCTGGCCGGACTACACCGAGTCAAGCAAAGATCGGATGATTGCAGCCGCGGCTTCCACATACGCAAACCGATCAGGAAAGCGGGAGGCCTGCCTGATCGGCGTTAATGTTGCAGCGCCGAAAAATCCGGGAATCCGAGTGTTCCAGTGTTTGAAACGGATCGCGCGTGATCGGGGCGGGCTCATGCGCAGGAAAAATAATCCGGACACTGACTGCGTTTTGTTTGCGCAGATGGTTTGACATTTTGTCGCAACTGGTTGATCTGCCGCCGTCGGCTTCCGGCGTCAGCAACTAGCGTGCACAATATTCCGCCATGAATGCCGCGAAGCGCGGATCGCCGACATGCGCGATGTTGATCCTCATCGCAGGCGGTGCCGGCATTGCATCGGGATTGAAGGCGGAGCCTGGCGCGAGAAGGATGCTGCGCTCGGCGGCGACACGTGAGAGTTGCGTGTCGTCGATATGATCCGGCAGCTTGCACCACATGTAAAATCCGCCGCGCGGCTGGCCGAACACCGGCAGACCCAGTCGCGACAGGCAGTCATAGGCCTGGCGGGCTGCGGCTTCGATGCGCCCGGTCAGCCGCTTGAGATGGCCGCGATAGCGCCCGCTGGTGATGAGATCGTAGATGATCTGTTCGACATAGCCGGAACTGTTGGCGCGGGTGATCATCTTGAGGTCGGCGAGTTGTCCGGTGGTATCGGTGTTGGCCGCGATATATCCCGACCGGAGACTGGCGGAGAGGGTCTTCGCAAAGGTGCCGACATAGATCACGCGGTCGAGCTGATCGAGTGCGGCGAGGCGAGGGCTGGTGTTCGACAGCACGTCGGCGAACGGATCGGAATCGACAATTCGCAGATTGTGTTCGGTGGCGGTGCGCAGCAGACGATAGGCGACCGGCAGCGTGATCGAGCAGCCGGTCGGATTGTGCGCCAGCGATTGCGTGAAGAACATGCGCGCGCCGGTGCTGGCGGCCTTGGCGGCGAGATCGTCCGGATCGGGTCCGTCTTCGGTGCGCCGTACGCCGATCAGACGCGCCTTGGCCAGCCGCAGCTTTCCGAATAGCGGATAGTAGCCGGGGCTGTCGACCAGGACAGGATCGCCGGGCTCGACGAACTGGCGGACGATCATGTCGAGCGCGTCGTTCGCGCCTTGCGTCAGCAGCACCTGAGTCGGCTCCGCGCCGATCGACCGCTCCGCCAGCAGTCCGGCAATGCGCTGGCGCAACGGCAACAGGCCGTAAGGACTGCCGTAGCTCTCAGGAAGATTGCGCTGTCCCGGTTTGCTCACCGGCCGCAGATAGGGGCCGACTTCTGAGCCTTCCATCCAGGCGGCCGGCGGACGGCCGTCGCCAATGCGCGCCTCATAGCGTTTTTCGAGTTGCTCGCGCAGCAGCCAGACGCTGTCGACTGCGCCGACCTTGGTCGGCTCGGTGGTTTCCGCGCGCTTGGGGCGATGATGCGAGACATAAAAGCCGGAGCCCGGCTTGCTCTCGATCTGACCCGAGGCCACCAGCCGGTCATAGGCATCGACGATCGTGTTCTTCGATGCCTTGAACATCTCCGATGCGCCGCGAATGGACGGCAGCCGCTCGCCGGGCCGGAGTGCTCCACGTTCGATCCGTCCGATAATTGAATCCACAATGGTTTCAACGCGTGATCGGGCGTGGCCTGCATTTGAGACTTCAACTGTACCCATGCCGCGAATGGTACGGACCTTCCTGAAATTGTGCAAAGCGTTCCTTGCAGTGTACCCACATCACCATACAGTTTGCGAAGCCGAAAATCCCCTCAAGAGGGCTTAAGGCTCGGAGACGCTCATGACTGGTGCCAGACACGGCGCGAACCGCAGTTCGCGGATCGCCGGATTCCATCGCAAATCGCCGGAAGAGCGGCTCGATCTCGTGGCCGCTTTTGCAGGTCTCGATCCCGAGACCGCGCGCCATTTGGCCGACATGGGCAACCTCGCGCCGCAGCTCGCGGACAAGATGATCGAGAACGTCATCGCCACGATGAACATCCCGATCGGCATCGCGACCAACGTGAAGGTCGATGGTGAGGACGTGCTAGTGCCGATGGCGACGGAAGAATCGTCGGTGGTCGCCGCCGTCTGCAATGCGGCGCGCCAGACCTACGATGCAGGTTTCACGACGTCGATCTCCGGCACGTTGATGATCGCGCAGGTGCAGGCCGTCGACGTGCCGGACCCACATGCGGCACGGCTTCGCCTGCTGGAGAAGCGCGAAGAGATCAAGGCCATCTGCGATGCCTGCGATCCGCTGCTGGTGAAACTTGGCGGCGGCTTCCGTGACGTCGAGGTGCGGATTCTCGATACGCTCGGCGGCACCATGGTCATCACTCATTTGATCGTCGACACGCGCGATGCGATGGGTGCCAACGCGGTCAACACCATGGCCGAGAAGATCGCGCCGCACATCGCGGCCTGGAGCGGCGGGCGGGTATTCCTGCGCATTCTCTCCAACCTCGCGGATCGGCGGCTGGCGCGCGCGCATGCGGTCTGGAAGCTCGACGCCATTGGCGGCGAAAGCGTCCGCGATGGCATCATCAGCGCCTATCAGTTCGCCGAGGCCGATCCGTATCGCGCAGCGACGCATAACAAAGGCATCATGAATGGCATCAGCGCTGTGGTGCTCGCGACCGGCAACGATACGCGCGCGGTCGAAGCGGGTGCCCATGCTTTTGCCGCACGCAGCGGGCGCTACAGCAGCCTGACGCGCTATGAGATCAACAAGGACGGAGATCTCTCGGGCTCCATCGAATTGCCGCTGGCCGTCGGTCTGATCGGTGGTGCCACGAAAATTCATCCGACCGCGCAGGCGTGCCTCAAGATTCTCGGCGTCACCACGGCTGAGCGGCTGGCGCGCATCATCGCCGCTGTCGGCCTCGCGCAGAATTTCTCGGCGCTGAAGGCGCTGGCGACGGTGGGTATCCAGTCTGGTCACATGGCGCTGCATGCGCAGAATATCGCGATCATGGCCGGCGCTGTCGGCGATGAGGTGGAAGTCGTCGCGAAAGTTCTGGTCGAGCGCAAGACGGTGCGGATCGATGTCGCGCAAGGCATTCTGGAGGATATTCGCCGCTAGACAAATTCCGGCGGCAGCGCCGGGCTATCCAAAACAAAAATCAACCGGGAGGATAAAATGTTCACGTCGAAGTCTGCTTTTCTGCTGAGTGCCGCAATGCTGCTGGCGCTCTTGGAGCCTGCGCGTGCGGAAATCGCCAATAACACCATCAAGCTCGGCGTTCTGACCGATCTGACAGGCATCGCGACGGATTCCACAGGCACGGGGTCGGTCGCGGCCGCGCGACTCGCTGTCGAGGACTTCAAGGCGGAGAAGCCGGGCATCAAGGTTGAGCTCATTCAGGCCGATCACCAGAACAAGGCCGACATTGGTGGCGCGCTGGCACGCCGCTGGATGGATATCGACAAGATCGATGCGATTCTCGACGTGCCGTTCTCGTCGGTTGCGCTGGCTGTCCAGGAAGCCACCCGTGGCTCGAAAACCGCCTTCATTGCATCGGGACCGGGATCGTCGCTGCTGACCGGCGAGAAGTGCTCGCCCAACACCGTTCACTGGACTTACGACACATGGGCGCTGGCGCATGGCACCGCGCTAGCCTTGTTGAAGGCTAAGAAGGACACTTGGTTCTTTGTCACGGCGGACTATGCGTTCGGCCATTCACTGGAAAAGGATGCATCCGATGTCGTGAAAGCGGAAAACGGAAAAATCCTCGGCAGCGTAAGGCATCCGCCCGGCGCGTCCGACTTTTCCTCGTTCCTTTTGCAGGCGCAGGCCAGCAAGGCCAAGATTGTCGCGCTCGCCAACGCGGTGGGCGACACCGTCAACTCCGTCAAGCAGGCGTCCGAATTCGGCATTCAGGCCGGGGGGCAGGAGCTTGCCGCGCTGCTGATGCAGGTGACCGACGTCAACGCCATCGGCCTTCAGGGCGCCAAGGGTCTTTATCTCACCGAAGGATTCTACTGGGACACCAACGACGGCACGCGCAAGTTCGCTGATCGCTTTACGTCCATCGTGGGTGGGGGACGGCGTCCGACGGCAATTCAGGCGGGTGTCTATGCCGGCACGCTGCATTACCTTCGCGCGGCTGCCGCCGCGAACACGACAGATGGGCAAACGGTGGTCGCCAAAATGAAGGAGATGCCGTCGAAGGATCCTCTGTTTGGCGAGGGAACGATCCGGGCGGACGGTCGCCACATCCACAACATGTATCTGTTTCAGGTGAAGACTCCGGCTGAATCCAAGGCACCGTGGGATTTCTACAAGCTGGTGGCGACGATCCCTGCGGCCGAGGCGTTCCGGCCGATCGCCGACGGCAACTGCGCGATGGTTAAGAAGTAGGGAGTCGACCCGTTCTGGCCCGGCGTGCCAGAATCCGGCTTCTGCCATCCCATTGTTTGATTGAGCATATTTTCCTCCCGCGGCCGGTCCAGCGGGAGGAAATTTCTCTCACGGAACATGATCTTGGAATGCATCGCCGGGCTTCGCGGCGAGCATGACGCAGTTGCGGTATCTAATTGACTGAAAAGACGTATTCGGCTATTTAGCGCCCGTCGTGAATGGTGCCAGTCTTCGCCCGCTTTCACGGGCAAATCAGCAGAGTTCATCGGCTAGCTAGAGCGCGCGAGGCATGAATGCCGGATTGCCGGCGGACCGCGCCGCCATGGATTGCGAGCGTGGATCAGGCCAATGAGCAATTTCAATCAGGAAACCGTGCTGAGCGTCCATCACTGGACCGACAATCTCTTCAGCTTCACGACCACACGTGACTCTTCATTCCGGTTTCGCAATGGCGAGTTCACCATGATCGGTCTCAAGGTGAACGAGAAGCCGCTGCTGCGCGCCTACAGTGTCGCCAGCGCGAACTACGAAGAGAACCTCGAGTTCTTCTCCATCAAGGTGCCGGACGGTCCGCTGACCTCGCGCCTCCAGCATCTCAAGGAAGGCGACCAGATCATCGTCAGCCGCAAGGCGACTGGCACATTGGTGATCGACAACCTGACCGATGGACGCAATCTCTATCTGATCGGGACGGGCACCGGTCTCGCGCCGTTTCTCAGCGTCATCAAAGACCCCGAAACCTACGAGCGTTTCGAGAAGGTCGTGCTGCTGCACGGCTGCCGCCACGTCAAGGAACTGGCGTATGGCGAGTTGATCACCGAGAAGCTCCCGCAGGACGAGATGATCGGCGACATGGTGCGCGCGCAGTTGATCTACTATCCGACCGTGACGCGCGACCCGTTCCGCAATCGCGGCCGTATCACCGATCTCATTACATCGGGCAAGCTGTTCTCCGACATCGCGCTGCCGGACCTCGACGCCAGCAAGGATCGCGTCATGATGTGCGGCAGCCCGGCGCTGCTTGCTGACACCAAGAAGCTGCTGCTCGATCGCGGCTTCGTCGAAGGCAATCACGGCGAGCCGGCTGACTTCGTCGTCGAGAAGGCGTTCGCCGAGCGCTGATAGTCTCCTTCGCGTCTACAACCGCTGGCGGCTCGCGTTGGTCGCTACGGCTGCCGCGGCGGTGCGGTTTTCGACCCCGAGTTTCGCGTAAATCTGCTCGAGATGCTTGTCGACCGTGCGCGGGCTGAGGCCGAGGATCTGCGCGATGTCGCGGTTCGTCTTGCCCTTGCTGAGCCAGGACAGCACTTCGCCTTCGCGGCTGGTGAGGCCGAGCTCCTTGCTGAACTCCGCAGGCGAATCCGAACTGGTGTCCCGCGCCAGCCGGAGCAGGAATTCATTCGCGCCGAGCCTGCCCATGTATTGCAGGCGCAGCTTTTCGTCTCGGAATGATGTCGCCGGCGGCGCTTTCGCTTCGGTATCGCCCTGATGCATCTGCTCGAGCCAGTCGAGCCACGGTTCCGGCAGTTCGAACTTTTCGCTGGTATTCTTGGCGCGATCTCGCGCCAGTTTTTCCGCCTGCGGCGTGGCCCAGATAATGCGCCCGCGATGATCGACCGCGAAGAGGTATCGTCCCGATACATCGAGCGCCGCGCGTGCGCTTTGCGTGAGGCGGGCATTCGCCAAGTGAACCTTGATGCGGGCCAGCATCTCCGCGATGACAATCGGCTTCGCGACATAGTCGACGCCGCCGGCTTCCAGTCCCCGCACGATATGCTCGGTTTCCGCCAGGCCCGTCATGAAGATGACCGGAACGCCCGCGAGCTTCGCCTCACGCTTTAGCCGGCGGCAGGTCTCGAAACCGTCCATCCCCGGCATCACCGCATCGAGCAGGATGATGTCCGGAACGATCTGTTCGCCGATCCGCAACGCCGATGCGCCGTCGAGTGCGACCATCACGGTCATGCCTGCGCCGTCCAGCGCGTCGGTCAGCATGCGCAGGGTTTCCGGCGAATCGTCGACGATGAGAACGGTGTCGCGTGATTTGGCTTCAGTGATCATGGCGCTGTACTGATTTCAGGGTTGCCATGTACTGCCCAAGATCGAATCGCTCCACCAATGATCGCATCTGAGAGACGAACGCTGCATGCTCCGGATGATCCTTGTCGATCTGGTCGAGTTTCACGTGTATGGCGGTGACATAGCCGATTTGTCCGAGATCGATCAACTCGTCGACATAGTGAACAGGCGGACGCGGGTCCGTGTTCAAATTCCATGTTGGGACAGGGATCTCCGCGTGTTGAATGGCGTCGCGCTCATATGACCATTCGATCTTGAGCAACTGGCCGACCAGTTCCAGCAGGCGCGGGACATCGATCGGCTTCATCAGATAGCCGTCATGAAAGGTCTGCGCGAGCGGTGCGCCGTGGGCTTCGAGTGCGCTGGCCGAAATCATCAGAATACGCGCATGATGATGGCCATTGGCGCGCAGCGTTTCCGCGACAGTCCAGCCATCGATGCCGGGCATCGAGATGTCCAGCAGGAACATGTCCGGCTGACAATGCTGCGCAAGGCTGAGACAGGCCGCGCCGTCAGGCGCACTCAGGATGATGAAGCCGAGCGGAGCCAGGATTTCGCGCAGCAGGTCGCGCTGGGTCGGATCGTCGTCGGTAATCAGAATCGTCTTGCGCGGGCCATGATAGCCGTAAATCGGCGCATTGATCGACCTGAGGCGGGTCGGATTGGTCACCTCGGACAGCAGCATTTTCACATAGAACGTGCTGCCCTGGCCGACGGTGCTGGTGACGCGAATGTCTCCGCCCATCACGCCGGCAAGCAGCTTGCTGATGGTGAGTCCCAAACCGGTGCCGGTCTGCGGCTGCGAAATGCCCAGCGCGCCGCGCTCGAAGGGCGCGAAGATACGTTCCAGATCGTCGGCATGAATGCCGGGGCCGGTATCGCGTACTTCGAATTCAGCGACGGGACTGCGGTAATGTACGATGAAATGAACACTGCCAGTTTGCGTGAACTTGATCGCGTTCGACAGAAGGTTGATGAGAATCTGCCGCAGCCGTTTCTCGTCCGCATAAACGACGGGGGGCAGGGTTTCCGGCCGCTGGAATACGAACTCGATATTCTTCGCCGCTGCCTGCAGCCGGAACATGCCGACGAGCTGATCGAGGAAGGCGTGGAGGCGCACTTCGTCCCGCGACAGATGCAGCCGTCCGGCCTCGATCTTGGAAATATCAAGCAGGCCGTCGATCAGACCAGAGAGATGGTCGGCGCTGCGGCGAACGACGCGGATCTGATCGCGCGGCTTCGGCAGAATGGTCGCGTCCTGTTCGAGCAATTGCGCGTAGCCGCTGATGGCATTGAGCGGGGAGCGCAGTTCGTGACTTAATCCCACCACGTACCGGCTCTTGGCGAGGTTGGCGGATTCGGCGACTTCCTTGGCGCGCTGCAACTCCATATCGGTCTGACGGTGCGCGTCGATTTCCTGCATCAGCAGCGTCGTCTGACGCCGCGTCTCCGCTTCGGCCGCCTGACGGCTTTGCCTCGCAAGCACGAACAGCCACGCCACCACGCCGATGATGATCGTCAACGCGAAAAACACTTTCCACAACACGTCGGACAATTGCACCTGATCGAATCTGATCGCAGTGGAGGTCTGGAGATAGATCAGGCCGAGCGTCAGGCCGACGAGGCCGGCCGACAGGGCAAAAACACCGAGATAGTGCCCGAGTTGCGAATTGATGCGGGTATAGATGAACTCGGGAAGGGTCTTGCCGAGAATGTCGGAGAATTGCGCCTGCACCCGCGCGTGCGGCTTGCAGAGGTCGTGGCAGCGAGCATCCAGCGAACAGCAGAGCGAACAGATCGGGCCCGCATAGGCCGGGCAGGAGGCCATGTCTTCCGGCTCGAAAGCATGTTCACAGATGCAGCACTTGATGGTTTCGAGATTCTGCCAGCTTCGCTTGGGCTTGCGCGCAATATAGTATTTTCCGCCGGTCGCCCAGGCGATTGCCGGCGCCGTCACGAAGGCCACGGTCAACGCCACGAACGGCGCGAGCGCCTTCGCCGTGATTCCGAAGAAGCCGTAGAAAGCGCTGATCGACACGATCGTCGCCACCGTCATCGCGCCGACCCCCACCGGATTGATGTCGTAGAGATGCGCTCGCTTGAACTCCATGTGCGGCGGACGCAGGCCGAGCGGCTTGTTGATGATGAGATCGGCCACCAGCGCGCCGACCCAGGCGATGGCGACATTGGAGTAAAGCGCGAGCGTCTGTTCGAGCGCCTTGTAGACGCCGATTTCCATCAGCAGCAGCGCGACCAGAACATTGAACACCAGCCACACCACGCGGCCGGGATGGCTATGCGTCAGCCGCGAGAAGAAGTTCGACCACGCGATTGATCCCGCATAGGCGTTGGTGACATTGATCTTGAGCTGAGAAAGGATGACGAAGGTGCCGGTCAGCGCCAGCGCCAGATCGGGTTGCGAGAGTACATAGCGGAACGCTTCGAGATACATGTGCGAAGGTTCGGCGGCGTATTCCGGGACGACGCCGTGCTTGATGGCGAAGAACGCGAGAAACGATCCAGCCAGCATCTTGATCGCGCCGGGAATGATCCAGCCGGGTCCAGCGCTGACCATCGCAATCCACCACGCGCGCTTCGAGGTGCGGCGGTCGCGCGGCAGGAATCGCAGAAAGTCGACCTGCTCGCCGATCTGGGCCACCAGCGCGAACACCACCGACGCGGCGGTCCCGAACAGCAGCAGGTCGAGATGCCCGTCCGGACTTCCGTGGTCTCCGGTGAAAGCCCGCCACTCCGCAAACGAGCCCGGACTTTTGATGGCGATGGCGACGAAGGGAAGGATATGGAGCAGGATCCAGAACGGCTGCGTCCAGAGCTGGAACCGGCTGATCAGCGTAATGCCGTGGGTGACAAGCGGGATGATGACGATCGCGCTGATGAGATACCCGATGGGGCGGGGCACGCCGAAACACAGTTCCAGCGCCATCGCCAGAATAACGGCTTCGATAGCGAAGAAAATGAATGTGAAGGAGGCGTAGATCAGCGACGTGATCGTGGAACCGATGTAGCCGAAGCCGGCGCCGCGCGTCAGCAGGTCGATGTCGACGCCATATCTGGCGGCATAGTAGGCAATCGGCAAACCGCAGCAGAAAATGATGACACTTACCACCAGAATCGCTGCGGTGGCGTTGGTGACGCCATAGTTCAGCGTAATGGTGCCGCCGATCGCTTCCAGCGCCAGAAATGAAATCGCGCCCAGCGCCGTGTTCGCCACCCGGGAAGCCGACCAGCGGCGTGCGCTTTTCGCAGTGAAGCGCAGCGCGTAGTCCTCAAGGGTCTGGTTGGCAACCCATTGATTATATTGGCGCCTGACCCGGTCTATTCGCTGCCGCCCGACCACTTTTTACTCCTGGGGCCCCGCCAATACCCTTTCCCGGAACCGCAGGGAAACCTACGTCGCGATTTTGCGATGCAGTATACGCGATCTTGCGTATCGGTGCACTGCACAATTTCAGCAATCCTCGCCTGACCAAACAACGAGTCCACAAAACAGTCAGGGGTAGTCATGTCAGAGGACAAAGATCGGGGTTTACATTCGCCATTCCGGCGGAAAATGCTGATGGGAATGGCGGCGCTGCCCGCCGTGTCGCTGCTTTCGCGTCCATCATTCGGCGCCGGACCGGCAACGTCCGCGGTTAATACCACGGGCCTGGCGGTGACCGATACAGAAGTCACGGTCGGCATCCTGCACTCGGCAACGGGTACGATGGCGATCTCTGAAACGGGATCGATCCAGGCCGAAAAGCTCGCCATTGAGCAGATCAATGCAATGGGCGGCGTGCTCGGTCGCAAGATCAAGATCATTCAGGAAGACGGCGCTTCGGACTGGCCGACTTTCGCGGAAAAGGCGAAGAAGCTCCTGGTCAACGACAAGGTCGCCTCGATCATGGGCTGCTGGACCTCGGCCTCCCGCAAGGCGGTGCTGCCGGTCGTCGAGCAGTATAATGGCATGCTCTACTATCCGACCTTCTATGAAGGCCTCGAGCAGTCCAAGAACGTGATCTACACCGGCCAGGAAGCGACCCAGCAGATCCTCGCTGGCATCGACTGGATCACGAAGGAGAAGAACGCGAAATCGTTCTACTTCATCGGCTCCGACTACATCTGGCCGCGCACGTCGAACAAGATCGCGCGCAAGCACATCGAGAACTTCCTGAAGCTGAAGGTCGTTGGCGAGGAATACTTCCCGCTCGGTCACACCCAGTTCAACTCGGTCATCAACAAGATCAAGCTGACCAAGCCCGATGTGATCTTCACAGACGTCGTCGGCGGCTCCAACGTGGCCTTCTACAAGCAGCTCAAGGCGGCCGGCATCGACCTGTCGAAGCAGACGCTGCTGACGATCTCCGTCACCGAAGACGAGATCGACGGTATCGGTGGCGAGAACATCGCCGGCGCTTATGCCTGCATGAAGTACTTCCAGTCGCTGAAGAACGAGAACAACGAGAAGTTCGTTGCTGCATTCAAGAAGATGTGGGGCGAAAAGACGGTGATCGGCGACGTGACGCAGGCCGCTTATCTCGGCCCTTGGCTGTGGAAGGCGACTGTCGAGAAGGCGCAGAGCTTCGACGTCGACAAGATTGCCGCGGCGTCGCCGGGCATCGAGTTCAAGGGAGCGCCCGAAGGTTACGTGCGCATCCACGAGAACCATCATCTGTGGTCGAAGACGCGCGTCGGAAAGGCCAAGCTCGATGGCCAGTTCGAGGTGGTGTTCGAGACCGCCGACCTGATCCAGCCGGATCCGTTCCCCAAGGGCTATCAGTAAGACGGCAACCGTCTTTCTCTCTTCAACAACACAGCTCCCTGACGTGGACCGTAAGGCCCACGTCCGCAGCCCTCGCGCCGCGGAGTGATCCGCGGCGCGAGACTTCCCCGGCGGAGAAAACGGACATGTTCGGCGACTATTCGATTGGCGATCTCAGCTCGATCTTTGTGATGCAAGGCTTCGCAGGCCTTATTCTTTTCTCCGTCTACGTTCTGATGGCTCTCGGACTCGCGATCATCTTCGGCCAGATGGGCGTCATCAACATGGCGCATGGCGAATTCATGATCCTTGGCGCCTACGTCACCTGGCTGACGTCGAATTTCTTCCAGTCCTATCTTCCGTCCTTGTTCGCAGGCTATTTCTTTCTCGCGATGGTGCTCGCCTTCATAGCCGCCGGCGCGCTCGGAATGCTGGTCGAATGGGCGCTGATACGGCACCTTTACAAGCGCCCGCTGGACACACTGCTCGCGACATGGGGTCTGAGCCTGATCCTTCAGCAGGCCTATCGCTCGATCTTCGGCGCGCGTGAGGTTGGCGTCGAACTGCCGCAGTGGATGCTGGGATCGATGCATATTACCGACACGATCGAAGTTCCGATCAACGGCATCT is a genomic window of Bradyrhizobium sp. G127 containing:
- a CDS encoding ferredoxin--NADP reductase; protein product: MSNFNQETVLSVHHWTDNLFSFTTTRDSSFRFRNGEFTMIGLKVNEKPLLRAYSVASANYEENLEFFSIKVPDGPLTSRLQHLKEGDQIIVSRKATGTLVIDNLTDGRNLYLIGTGTGLAPFLSVIKDPETYERFEKVVLLHGCRHVKELAYGELITEKLPQDEMIGDMVRAQLIYYPTVTRDPFRNRGRITDLITSGKLFSDIALPDLDASKDRVMMCGSPALLADTKKLLLDRGFVEGNHGEPADFVVEKAFAER
- a CDS encoding hydroxymethylglutaryl-CoA reductase, degradative; protein product: MTGARHGANRSSRIAGFHRKSPEERLDLVAAFAGLDPETARHLADMGNLAPQLADKMIENVIATMNIPIGIATNVKVDGEDVLVPMATEESSVVAAVCNAARQTYDAGFTTSISGTLMIAQVQAVDVPDPHAARLRLLEKREEIKAICDACDPLLVKLGGGFRDVEVRILDTLGGTMVITHLIVDTRDAMGANAVNTMAEKIAPHIAAWSGGRVFLRILSNLADRRLARAHAVWKLDAIGGESVRDGIISAYQFAEADPYRAATHNKGIMNGISAVVLATGNDTRAVEAGAHAFAARSGRYSSLTRYEINKDGDLSGSIELPLAVGLIGGATKIHPTAQACLKILGVTTAERLARIIAAVGLAQNFSALKALATVGIQSGHMALHAQNIAIMAGAVGDEVEVVAKVLVERKTVRIDVAQGILEDIRR
- a CDS encoding response regulator transcription factor yields the protein MITEAKSRDTVLIVDDSPETLRMLTDALDGAGMTVMVALDGASALRIGEQIVPDIILLDAVMPGMDGFETCRRLKREAKLAGVPVIFMTGLAETEHIVRGLEAGGVDYVAKPIVIAEMLARIKVHLANARLTQSARAALDVSGRYLFAVDHRGRIIWATPQAEKLARDRAKNTSEKFELPEPWLDWLEQMHQGDTEAKAPPATSFRDEKLRLQYMGRLGANEFLLRLARDTSSDSPAEFSKELGLTSREGEVLSWLSKGKTNRDIAQILGLSPRTVDKHLEQIYAKLGVENRTAAAAVATNASRQRL
- a CDS encoding ABC transporter substrate-binding protein, producing the protein MKSFLSVLASASILSAGALLSTAPATAQQGPIKIGVPTSIQLQVGRDTQNAIKMAIEDINSKGGLVGRKLEMVAADETENPEQGIAAIKKLTADEKVDVLIGGYTSGVTLAQLPHISNAKTIYLGVGAASPAITAKVKGDYENYKYIFRVSPIHAGHQARALVDFINGKLKGEMGLKKVAIVGENAKWVQDLVPILKKGAVEGGTEVPMAEFFDTSTSDFSPLFAKVKASGAQYLIVILSHASSDIFVKQWHDAQVPIPIGGIDVKSQDADFFTRVSGKALSETVGLFATRAPLTPKTIPFWDEFVKRFGTAPVYTGVGAYDAIYVYAEAVKRANSVEPNAVIKELEKTDYVGIAGKIQFDEVHDVKQGPGLQNLLFAQWQKDGARIVVWPKASETGKMIPPPWMN
- a CDS encoding ABC transporter substrate-binding protein, producing the protein MFTSKSAFLLSAAMLLALLEPARAEIANNTIKLGVLTDLTGIATDSTGTGSVAAARLAVEDFKAEKPGIKVELIQADHQNKADIGGALARRWMDIDKIDAILDVPFSSVALAVQEATRGSKTAFIASGPGSSLLTGEKCSPNTVHWTYDTWALAHGTALALLKAKKDTWFFVTADYAFGHSLEKDASDVVKAENGKILGSVRHPPGASDFSSFLLQAQASKAKIVALANAVGDTVNSVKQASEFGIQAGGQELAALLMQVTDVNAIGLQGAKGLYLTEGFYWDTNDGTRKFADRFTSIVGGGRRPTAIQAGVYAGTLHYLRAAAAANTTDGQTVVAKMKEMPSKDPLFGEGTIRADGRHIHNMYLFQVKTPAESKAPWDFYKLVATIPAAEAFRPIADGNCAMVKK
- a CDS encoding PLP-dependent aminotransferase family protein; translated protein: MGTVEVSNAGHARSRVETIVDSIIGRIERGALRPGERLPSIRGASEMFKASKNTIVDAYDRLVASGQIESKPGSGFYVSHHRPKRAETTEPTKVGAVDSVWLLREQLEKRYEARIGDGRPPAAWMEGSEVGPYLRPVSKPGQRNLPESYGSPYGLLPLRQRIAGLLAERSIGAEPTQVLLTQGANDALDMIVRQFVEPGDPVLVDSPGYYPLFGKLRLAKARLIGVRRTEDGPDPDDLAAKAASTGARMFFTQSLAHNPTGCSITLPVAYRLLRTATEHNLRIVDSDPFADVLSNTSPRLAALDQLDRVIYVGTFAKTLSASLRSGYIAANTDTTGQLADLKMITRANSSGYVEQIIYDLITSGRYRGHLKRLTGRIEAAARQAYDCLSRLGLPVFGQPRGGFYMWCKLPDHIDDTQLSRVAAERSILLAPGSAFNPDAMPAPPAMRINIAHVGDPRFAAFMAEYCAR